The Paenarthrobacter aurescens region CTGCGCACTGGGGATTGCTCTCGCTTGGGGGATAGCCGCCGCGTTGGTGGCCTGGGCAGAGTCCAACGGTTGGTTCGACGCCGACGTCGCAGATGCCGTTCATTTACTGATGGCGGCATTCCTGGCACTCTCAGCGGCCGTGCTGGGGGCCGTGTGGGGCTTCAGGCATTCGAACGGAAGCGTCCCTTCACTGCTGCTTGCAGGAGCCATGCGCGGGGTGGGATTGGCCGTGCCGGCTTGCTCAGTTTTGCTGATGGTGGGCCTCAGCGTCGGCGGGCCGACCGCGCTGGCCGGTGCCGCCGTCGTGGTCATTGTCCTTGAAGTAGCCCTCTTCGGGCTCATCGGTGCTGGTTCGCGGAGATGCTTCGCCAAAGCCACTCCGGGTGCTGCTTTGGCCGTGGTGCTGATGGCATTCCTTTGCCTGGTAAATGTGGCAGTCACAGTCCTGTTACTGCCCTCCACCACGGGCATGGGCCAGGCTTCCGTGCCAGTCAACGTTGAGAGGGACGATTCCGGACGGACCATCTCCTACATGTGTGTTGGCGATCTTCGACCTGTTGAGGTGGCGCACACGGACCGGGTAGCCTGGCTGGCCACCACCAACCCTGCTCTACTCTTGGGTAGCGTGGGCGGGGAACTGGCGCCCACGGACAACCCGATTGGATGGATGTTGTCCGGACTGCAATGGGCCGCCGACGGTCCGTCACGCGAGGTCCCGTGCCTTGACGGGGAATCCAGTGCCGGCCTCGCTCCGTCCATGCCTGTAGCGCTGACGGGATTGCTGCTGCAGACAGTGGTGGCCGCCCTGGTGATGGTGTCGGGATGCTGGCTGGCCGCGCGGAGGCTGCGTACTAGTTCGGGTTCTGGCTGAGCGGCTGCCGAGCGTACTCAGAGATCACGACGCCCGTGCCGAATGCCGTCGTCGAAACCTCCTTGAAGGCGCTGGGCTGGTATACACAAGTTCTCGCACAGGACCCCCATCACGGTTGACGTTGTGATTGCGAGACTACAACAGCGCGTTACGCCGGCCTTCAAAGGCCCGGCCGAGCGTGACTTCGTCGGCATACTCCAGGTCTCCACCCACGGGCAGGCCGGAGGCCAGACGCGTCACGGTGATGCCGATCGACTTGAGCATCCGCGCAAGGTACGTGGCTGTGGCTTCGCCCTCAAGGTTGGGATCCGTGGCGATGATGATCTCCTGAATGGCGCCGTCATTGAGGCGGGTGAGGAGTTCGCGGATACGCAACTGCTCCGGGCCAACGCCCGCTATGGGATTGATGGCCCCGCCCAGCACGTGATAGCGGCCGCGGAAGGACCGCGTGCGCTCCACGGCCAGGACGTCCTTGGACTCCTCAACCACGCAGATGACCGACGGGTCACGGCGCTGGTCACGGCAAATGTTGCACGTTTCCTGCTCGGTCACGTTGAAGCACACGGAGCAGAACTTCACGCGTTCCTTGACCGTGGTGATGGCCGTGACCAGGCGCTTCATATCCTCAGGGTCGGCCTCAAGAATGTGGAACGCCAGGCGCTGTGCTGATTTTGGACCCACACCGGGAAGCCGGCCGAGCTCATCAATCAGCTCTTGAACTGCACCTTCGTACACAATGTCCTCATAAGTTTGAAATCAATGCTGGAGTCAGCGGGGTTGTAGCGGAGAACCGTCCAAGGCGCGCTCTTCTATCAGCTTTCCGCCCAGAATACGCTCCACCGCGGCACGCCCAAAGACGCGGGATTCCTCGATGGTTTCATCCTCCGGGCTGGGAATGTCCTCCGTCACGGCAGCGGGCGCTGCCTGGGTCCTCACCGGCGCCTGAACACGGCCCGCCTGGGCTTCAGGGCTGTTCGTCAACCGCTGGTACAGGCTCTGGCGTCCGTTCGGACTGCCCGACGGCGCACCCTCCTCAAGCGTGGCAACCGAACCGTGCGCTTCCTCGGACTGCACGGCCAAGGAAGGCCAGGTTGCCGGGGCAGGGGCAGTCGATGGGCTGCTGCCCGCCGTGAAACTGTTTGTTGAGGGCTCGCTGCCACCAGCGGGATCAGGCATGGATTGCGTCCCAGGCCAGCTCGACGCCGGAGCAACATCCCAGCTGGAGCTTGGGTTCTGCTCCGCGTTGGTGGGGTGGCCGTAAACTCCGGGGGCAGTGTCTGCTGGCTGCGTCGGTGCTGGCACCTGAGCTGCGGCTGGTTGGTAGTCCGGGGTGGTCTGAGCTGCGGGTGCGGTGTCTTCAGCCGGTTTCTTACCAACGTTGGACTCCGTGCCCACAACCCATGTACCCGGTGCCTGCTCCACTGCACGGGACCACGGATCCTCGGACACGGTGTTGCTCGAGGCTCGGGGCGCTGTGGCAGCAGATGGTGCTTGCGTGGGGATGCTTTGGGCCGGTGTTGCTTCGCGTGCCGGAGCTGGGGCCGGTTGTGAGTTTCCACGGCCGTAGCCGGACGGTGGCTCCCAGTCCGCGGGAGGCTCCTCATCCAGCGGCGGTGCATCCTCGTCGAGCGGCGGACCCCAATCGTCATCAGAGTACGAGTAATCGCCGGACGGCTGGAGGGGCTCGGGCGCCGGGGGAGTCGAGGAAATGGGCTCAGCGGCTGTCGCGCTGGGGGTTGGAGCAGCACTGGCGGTTGGTGCAGCACCGGGGGTTGGTGCGGGGCTGGCCGGTGCAGGGCTGGCTTGGGCGCGGCTGGCTGGTGCCGACTCTGTCCGTTCCACCTGGGCCGGGGCAGTTACGGCCGCGGTGGCCTGTGCTGCCGGTGCGCTCGCTGGTGCCAGACCCCATGCGGAGTCGACCGCTGAGACTGGTGACGGTGCCGGCGTGCCACCTGCTGTAGTAGCGGGGGATCCAACACCACCCGACGTCGGGGCGCCTGTTGGTGCCGCAGCAGCCGGAGTTTCCCGGCTAGTAGGTGCTTTTGGGTTTGGCTCAGAGCTCGCTGAGCTGTTGCCGCCAGCTACCGCGACGATCTGGCAGTCGATGCCGATGGTCTTATGGATCGCTTGCCGAAGGTTCTCCGAGTGATCTGCGCGTCCGAACGCACCTGCAAGGCCACCCGTTGTGAATGCCAGAGTCAGTACCTGGCCATCGAACTGGGCCACCTGCGCGTTCGGTTCCACCAACGCCCACGTGCTGCGCTTGATCTTGGTCAGGGTCTGCAGGACATCCGGCCACGCCCGACGCAAAGCCTCCACATCTCCCGTGCCTCCGGCCCCCGGAGTTGGAGCAGGGGCCGAAGCGGCAGCTTGAGCCGGAGCTTGAGTTGGAGCCGGCGCCGGAGCGGCAGCTTGTGCCGGAGCTTGAGTTGGAGCCGGCGCCGGAGCGGCAGCTTGTGCCGGAGCTTGAGTTGGAGCCGGCGCCGGAGCGGCAGCTTGTGCCGGAGCTTGAGCCTGGGCCGGAGCGGCAGCTTGCGGGGTTGGTGCCTGTTGTGATGCCGCAGCCTGCTGTGGGCGGCCAGCGCCGGGGCGGTCTTCAACAGGCCAGTCGTTGGTGGACACCCGGGGAGCGGTGATGGAATCCCGTGAACCGGCGTCCGCGGACTGCTGAACAGCAGAATGATCGGCGCCTGGTTGGCCTGCAGGGGAATTACCAGCAGCGGGCTGTACTGGCACAGCGGGCGCGGGCACGGACTGCGCTGGCACAGAGGACGCAGGGGCGATCTGCGCGGGCACGGACTGCACGGGCACGGACTGTGCGGCAGCGGACTGCTCCGGGATGGCGGGAGTTTCCGTCGTTGCAGGCGCAGCAGTCGCGGCAGGTGCCGATGGCGTAGTAGCCGCAGCTGCGGGTGAGGCGGCAGCAACAGCGGGGGCACCGGCGTCGCCCGTGTAGTTCAGGCGACGTTCAACGCGGTCGATGCGGGCAGCGATGCCTCGCTCCGTTTGCTCGGCGCTGGGTAGGAGAATGCGTGCGCACAGCAGTTCAAGGTGCAGGCGCGGCGACGTGGCACCGGTCATCTCGGTCAGCGCGGTGTTGGTAACGTCCGCGGCGCGGGACAGCTCAGCCGCTCCAAGGTTGGTTGCCTGGTTGCGCATGCGGGCGATCTGGTCCGCAGGCATTCCACGGAGGATTGCCTGGGCGCTCTCGGGCATGGCTTGGACGATGATGAGATCCCGGAAGCGCTCCAGCAGGTCCTCAACGAATCGCCGGGGATCGTGGCCCGTCTGGATGACCCGGTCAACTGCCCGGAAAACGGTGGCGGAGTCGGCCGCAGCAACAGCATCCACGATGTCATCGAGCAACGAGGCGTGCGTGTAGCCGAGCAGGGCAACAGCGAGCTCGTAGTCCAGGCCGTTAGGTCCGGCGCCGGCCATGAGCTGATCCAGGACGGACAACGTATCGCGGACAGAGCCGCCACCCGCACGGATAACCAGGGAGAGCACGCCGGGGGCTACCGGAACGTTCTCCTGCTGGCAGAGGAGTTCAAGGTACTGCATCAACGGCTCGGGCGGGACCAAGCGGAACGGGTAGTGGTGCGTGCGGGAGCGGATGGTTCCGATCACCTTGTCCGGCTCCGTGGTGGCGAAGATGAACTTGATGTGTTCCGGCGGCTCTTCGACGATCTTCAGAAGCGCGTTGAAGCCAGCCGACGTGACCATGTGGGCCTCGTCAATGATGAAGATTTTGTAGCGGTCCCGGACCGGAGCGAAGGTTGCGCGCTCGCGGAGATCGCGGGCGTCGTCAACACCACCATGGCTGGCGGCGTCGATCTCGATGACATCCAGCGAGCCGGACCCGCCGCGCGCCAGTTCGATGCAGCTGGGGCACTTGCCGCAGGGGGTGTCCGTGGGGCCCTCGGCGCAGTTCAGGCAGCGTGCAAGGATGCGCGCCGATGTGGTCTTGCCACAACCGCGGGGACCGGAGAAGAGGTAGGCGTGGTTCACGCGGTTCTTGCGGAGCGCCGTCATCAGCGGCTCCGTGACGTGTTCCTGCCCGATAACGTCCGCGAAAGAGTCCGGGCGGTACCTTCGATACAGGGCAGTTGTAACAGTCACAAGTGAAACCTACCTATAGGGACTGACAGTTAAAGTAAGTGACCCCTCATGCACCCGCCAGAGCCCATCTACCCTTGCTACCTTCCGGTCCTGGGGGAGTTCAACAGGATGACGCCACATGAGGGGCCGTCGACAAGCTTACCCGAACTTGGGTTGGGGTTCGAATCGGCTCGAAGGGCTGTGGATAAGGCTCGACGGCGGCTGGTCGAGTGGGGATTCACCACCACCCATTCACGGCCCACGTCATCAAAGCCGGCTCCTCGTAAGGGTGCGCTGCCCGCAGAGCCTGCACAACGCCGTCGAGCAGGTCCTCCTCAACCACGCATTCCACCCGGGTTTCGGGCACCTGCTCCTCAATCCCCACCTCGCCTACGAAGGGGCGCGCTCCGGGCAGCGGCGTGAAGCGACCGGTGCCTGGTGAAGTAAAAGCGCAGTGGGAGTAGTCGCCGATCCTCCCGGCTCCTGCGTCGCCCATGGCCAGGAGGACCTCTTCGATGTGTGTCTCCGGAACGTAAACCACCAAGGCATGCAGCTGTGTCATGCGGACATCCTGTCAATAAAGTTCGGCTACAAACAGGTCTCAACCATTGCAAAACACCCCACCTCAGCGGACCATGGGTATGTACACCGATTGGGGCAATCTCAAGATTGTGAGCTGCGGGGCCTGGGAGCGAGGGGTCGGACCCGGCAGCTCAACGTTGTACTGCAAGAATGGGCGCGTTGGGGGCGTCCATTTTTCCGTTAAAGCGTGATTCATGAGGGTGTTCCGGACCGGCGAATCACCCCGATTACACGATGCTGAAATTCTCAGGTACAGTAGTATCTGCTTTCGAATCGGAAGCAAGGAGAATTCGCCTAGCGGCCTATGGCGCACGCCTGGAACGCGTGTTGGGTTAACGCCCTCGGGGGTTCAAATCCCCCATTCTCCGCCGGGAAGGCTTCTGGATCCTATGGGTCCAGGAGCCTTTTTCTTTGCCCTGTAGAGGGACCTGGCGTTACGAGCGGTGGCCCATGAGTCTGCTGGGCGGGTGAGTTAGTCCTCCGAGCCAAGCCCGCTCTGACGATGAGCGGCCGCCACCCTCTCCAGGACTTCACGGCATGCCGCAGTTGCGGGGTGGATGCGGCCGGCTGTGCGTGTGGAGGTGAAGACGGTTCGCTTCGGCAGGCTTGGGAGGTCCAGCAGCTGGACCGTGCGGCTGCGGCCGGTCCAGACAAGGTCAGGCATGAGGGCCACTGCGTTGCCGGATTCAATGAGCCGGATCTGTGCTTGCAGGTCCGCGGTTTCGTAGCGCACATCCGGCTCGAAGCCCGCCGAACGGCACGCCTGCTCAGCCCAATGTCTTGAGGCAGCCCCGCGCGGTTCCATAACCCAGGGCATGGCGGCAGTGTCAGCGAGTGAGGAAACAGTTTCCCCGCCGAGTCCCACTGGGGGAGTGGCCAGCCGGATGGCATCGCTGGTGAGGGTGACGCGGTCCAGTCCGCTGTGGTGCGGAGCCGCGTGGCCGGGGTATTGCTCGGCCACCACAAGATCGAAGTCCCGCGCCCATGTCTCATACAGGGCAGTCTCCGGCTCGCGCTGGGTCATCTCCACCCGGACCTCCGGGTACTCCTGGCGCATGATGCTGAGGAAGTCCGGGAGCAGGGCAAGTGCGGCGGATTGGAACACTGCGAGCCGGACGGTTCCGGTAACCATGGACAGAGAAGCCGCGAGCTCGGTCTCGGCGCGCTCCAGAGTCTCCAGGAGGGCCGCGGTGTGGGCTACCAGGATCTCCGCCTGCGGAGTCAGCTGTACCCGCCGCCCGGCCTTGCGGAGCAATTCCACGCCCGCTTCCTTTTCCAGCAACGTCAGCTGCTGGGAGACCGAGGAAGGGCTGTATTGCATGGCATCGGCCACCTCGGCGAGGGTTCCGCGGATCTTCAATTCGTGCAGCAAACGCAGCCTGCGAACGTCCAACAAGGCGGCCTCCAAAGGTTCGGGATGGGTAATGCATATTCGTCAGAAAACATCGCTTTTCCTAACGTGATTGTAGATCCATACTGATGGAAACAAACAAACTTCTCCGTCCCAGAAGGAGCCCCCATGACCAGCACACTCCCGGATGCCACCGCCCCCCGCATCCAGGATTCCGGGCAGTTCGATGCTTTGGCCCAAGAAGCCATCGCCTTGGTCCGCCACTGGCTCACCGAAGCAAGCAAGATCCCCGTGGACGTGTCCGCCCAGCGCCTTGCCGGCGTCCTGAAGGACCCGAACGGGCTGGACTTCACCGTAGGATTCGTCGACGGCGTCATCCGCCCCGAGGACCTGTCGGTCGCCGGCCGCAAGCTCGCAGAGCTCGCTCCCAAGGTGCCCAAGTTCCTCCCGTGGTACATGCGCAGCGCTGTCCGCGTGGGCGGCGTCATGGCCCCGATCGTCCCGCAGGTAGTGATCCCTATTGCCCGTCGCGTGCTTCGCGAAATGGTGGGCCACCTGATCGTGGACGCCACCGACGCCAAGCTCGGCCCGGCCATTGCCAAGATCCGCCAGGACGGCGTGCACCTGAACGTGAACCTCCTGGGCGAAGCTGTCCTGGGCGAGCACGAGGCACAGCGCCGGCTGGAAGGCACCCTGAAGCTCCTTGCCCGCGATGACGTTGACTATGTCTCCATCAAGGAATCCTCCACAGTGGCGCCGCACTCCCCGTGGGCCTTCGACGAAGCCGTCGACCACGTGGTGGAGAAGCTCACCCCGCTGTACCGCCTCGCCGCGTCCTTTCCCAAGCCCAAGTTCATCAACCTGGACATGGAGGAATACAAGGACCTCAGCATGACCATTGCGGTGTTCAAGCGCATCCTGGACATGCCCGAGTTCAAGAACCTCGAGGCCGGCATCGTCCTCCAGGCTTACCTCCCGGACGCCCTTGGCGCCATGCAGGAACTCCAGGAGTGGGCTGCAGCCCGTCGCGCCCAGGGCGGCGCACCCATCAAGGTCCGCGTGGTCAAGGGCGCCAACCTCCCCATGGAGCAGGTTGAAGCATCCCTGCACGACTGGCCGCTGGCTACCTGGGGTACCAAGCAGGACTCGGACACCAGCTACAAGAACGTCATCAACTACGCCCTCACCCCGGAGCGCATTGATGCTGTTCGCATCGGCGTGGCAGGCCACAACCTGTTCGACGTCGCCTTTGCGTGGTTGCTCGCCAAGGAACGTGGCGTGACCAAGGGCATTGAATTCGAAATGCTCCTGGGCATGGCAACCGGCCAGGCCACGGCCGTCCGCAAGGATGTTGGCAGCCTCCTGCTCTACACACCGGTAGTCCACCCGGGTGAGTTCGACGTCGCCATCGCCTACCTGATCCGCCGCCTCGAAGAAGGTGCCAGCCAGGAAAACTTCATGTCCGCAGTGTTCGAGCTCAGTGAAAACGAAGCCCTGTTCAAGCGGGAGCAGAAGCGCTTCCTGGACTCTTTGGCCAACATGACGGACGAGGTTCCCGGCCCCAACCGCCAGCAGGACCGCCGTCTCCCCGCTGAGC contains the following coding sequences:
- a CDS encoding DNA polymerase III subunit gamma and tau, which gives rise to MTVTTALYRRYRPDSFADVIGQEHVTEPLMTALRKNRVNHAYLFSGPRGCGKTTSARILARCLNCAEGPTDTPCGKCPSCIELARGGSGSLDVIEIDAASHGGVDDARDLRERATFAPVRDRYKIFIIDEAHMVTSAGFNALLKIVEEPPEHIKFIFATTEPDKVIGTIRSRTHHYPFRLVPPEPLMQYLELLCQQENVPVAPGVLSLVIRAGGGSVRDTLSVLDQLMAGAGPNGLDYELAVALLGYTHASLLDDIVDAVAAADSATVFRAVDRVIQTGHDPRRFVEDLLERFRDLIIVQAMPESAQAILRGMPADQIARMRNQATNLGAAELSRAADVTNTALTEMTGATSPRLHLELLCARILLPSAEQTERGIAARIDRVERRLNYTGDAGAPAVAAASPAAAATTPSAPAATAAPATTETPAIPEQSAAAQSVPVQSVPAQIAPASSVPAQSVPAPAVPVQPAAGNSPAGQPGADHSAVQQSADAGSRDSITAPRVSTNDWPVEDRPGAGRPQQAAASQQAPTPQAAAPAQAQAPAQAAAPAPAPTQAPAQAAAPAPAPTQAPAQAAAPAPAPTQAPAQAAASAPAPTPGAGGTGDVEALRRAWPDVLQTLTKIKRSTWALVEPNAQVAQFDGQVLTLAFTTGGLAGAFGRADHSENLRQAIHKTIGIDCQIVAVAGGNSSASSEPNPKAPTSRETPAAAAPTGAPTSGGVGSPATTAGGTPAPSPVSAVDSAWGLAPASAPAAQATAAVTAPAQVERTESAPASRAQASPAPASPAPTPGAAPTASAAPTPSATAAEPISSTPPAPEPLQPSGDYSYSDDDWGPPLDEDAPPLDEEPPADWEPPSGYGRGNSQPAPAPAREATPAQSIPTQAPSAATAPRASSNTVSEDPWSRAVEQAPGTWVVGTESNVGKKPAEDTAPAAQTTPDYQPAAAQVPAPTQPADTAPGVYGHPTNAEQNPSSSWDVAPASSWPGTQSMPDPAGGSEPSTNSFTAGSSPSTAPAPATWPSLAVQSEEAHGSVATLEEGAPSGSPNGRQSLYQRLTNSPEAQAGRVQAPVRTQAAPAAVTEDIPSPEDETIEESRVFGRAAVERILGGKLIEERALDGSPLQPR
- a CDS encoding LysR family transcriptional regulator; protein product: MLDVRRLRLLHELKIRGTLAEVADAMQYSPSSVSQQLTLLEKEAGVELLRKAGRRVQLTPQAEILVAHTAALLETLERAETELAASLSMVTGTVRLAVFQSAALALLPDFLSIMRQEYPEVRVEMTQREPETALYETWARDFDLVVAEQYPGHAAPHHSGLDRVTLTSDAIRLATPPVGLGGETVSSLADTAAMPWVMEPRGAASRHWAEQACRSAGFEPDVRYETADLQAQIRLIESGNAVALMPDLVWTGRSRTVQLLDLPSLPKRTVFTSTRTAGRIHPATAACREVLERVAAAHRQSGLGSED
- the recR gene encoding recombination mediator RecR, producing MYEGAVQELIDELGRLPGVGPKSAQRLAFHILEADPEDMKRLVTAITTVKERVKFCSVCFNVTEQETCNICRDQRRDPSVICVVEESKDVLAVERTRSFRGRYHVLGGAINPIAGVGPEQLRIRELLTRLNDGAIQEIIIATDPNLEGEATATYLARMLKSIGITVTRLASGLPVGGDLEYADEVTLGRAFEGRRNALL